Within Deinococcus metalli, the genomic segment CCGGGCACTCGAGGCCCAGGGTGCCCAGACCCGCGTCGTCAACACGTACTCGCTGTACGTCCGCTTTCCTGGCCAGCACCGGGAGGAACGCCTGGATCTCTCCATGGCCCTGCACTCCAGAAGTGGTGAGGCCCTGCTCGACAAGTACCGGCTGCTGTCCATCCTGGACGACCTGAGCGTCCCGGTCGCCCTGCGCGGCCTGCTCAACCCCACCCTGATGCTCGGCCCGCTGGAGGTGCCGCTCGGCACCCGGGCGGCACCGGTGCACGCGGCCGATCTGTTCGCCCACCGCGCCCTGCAGCTGGTGACCCCGGCGCTCACCCACGCGCTGCCCCGGGGAGCGTCCAGCGGGCTGGCCATCGTCGGGGCGACCTTCGACGAGCGCGCGGCCCCACGGTTGGCACTCCAGAACAGTGATGGGCAGCTTTTCGCGTTGGTCGACAACCTCGACTGTCTGCCGGAAGCCAGGCCGCGCTGTGACGGGCTGATGCTGCGGGTGCGGGCCGCTGGGGGCGGCAGCGTGCCGCTGCGCCCGAATGTGTGGACAGGGCAGACGCCCGCGCTGGTCGCCTCGCCCGCCGCCTTCCTGAACGCGACCAGAAGGGGCCGCGCGGCCGTCCTGATCTGGCAGCTGGACACCCGGGACGTGCGGGACATCAGGGTGCGGCCGGTGACGGGAGAGCGGCTGACGCCGCCGACCTGAGGGAATGAGCGGGGTTCCGGTGGATCACCCGTCTGAGGTCTGTCCCCCGCCTACAGCGGCCAGGTGTAGAACGCCCGGATCCACTCCCGAAAGGCGGCGTAGCGATCCCCCAGCAGGGCCCGCATCTGCCGATCCTGCTCGGCCAGGTACGCCCGCACGGCTGGGTCACGGGCCACCTCGGCCGCCGGCGACGAGGCGCTGAAGGGGCCGGTGAACACCTGGGCGCGGTCGGCCCCCACCAGGTCGTCGAAGCGGCGCTGCTCGGCTGGAGTCAGGGTCAGTAACGCCGCCCGGGACGCCGGCTGGTTGTCCCACACGAAGGATAGCACCGGCTTCTTGCCCCAGGGATCGTTGCGGAGGCGCACGGCGGCGGGCAGATCCACGGTCGCCGTGACGGCCCAGTCCCAGCGCTGACCATCCGGCGACACGGCGTCGAAGCCGCTGTGCAGGATGAAGCGCTGCCCCCCGACCGGGACGGTCACGAGGTCGGCGCGGATCAGGCGGTACAGGGTGTCCACGTCAGGCGCCGTAAACGGCGCGCCGAAGGCGGCCCCGAAGAAGGCAGCCATTACCGCACGTTTCTCGCGGGCCGTGCCCTGGGTGTCCCGCAGGACATAGCGGGCGACTGTGACCCGCCCGCCCTCTCGCCACACGCGCAGTTCAGCCGCCGGACTGCCCTTCAATCCATAGATCAGCACCTGCTCCTCATCCCCCGGCGTGAGGGTAGCCACCAGGCGGCAGCCGGACGCGAGGCAGAACGGGGTGCCCAGCAGGGGCGGTTCGGCGCCGCCGGCGAGCGAAGAAGAGACCAGTAGGGACAGCGCGAGGGCGAGGGGGCGCACACCTCAGGCTAGGGAGTGGAAGCTGACGGCAGGTGAGCAGCGTGGAGGCGGCATGGGGCACGCGCGCTCACGAATCCGGGGGCGATCCAGTGCAGAGTCCGGCCCCACCTCGGTTACGCCCTTGACATCTACATCTTCTTAGACACACTATATAGACAGACTAGAATACGGAGGGTGGTGGACATGAACCCAGACCTGCTGCGCGGCAACCTCGAGCTGATCCTGCTCTCCATCCTGGAGGCGGGCCCCCTCTACGGCCTGGCGATCATCCAGGAAGCGAAGGGCCGCACGAACGGCTACTTCGACTTCAAGGAGGGCAGCCTGTACCCGGCCCTCTACCGCCTGGAACGAGACGGCCTGCTGGTGGCCGAGACCGGCGAGATCGGCGGCCACGGCAAGCCGCGCAAGTACTACCGGCTGACCGAAGCGGGCCAGGCCCAGCTGCGGCACAAACGCCAGGAGTACGCAGCGTTCCAGCGGGCCATGCGGCACGTGACTGGTGGCGCGTGAGCGTGGCCACGCCCCCCCGCCTGCTCGCCTACCTGCGCCGGGCCACTCTCGGCCTGCCCCGCCACCGCCGGCAGGAGCTGTGGGACGAACTCGAAGACCACCTGCTCACCCGCAGCCGCCACCTGCAGGCCTCAGGCCACTCGCCGGACGCTGCCCTGGGACAGGCCCTGACGGAACTCGGCGCGCCCACCCGGGTCAGCGTGGGGATGGGCCGGGTCTTCCAGGTCAGACCCCTGACCTTCGCCCTGGGACTGCTGATGGCCTCGGCGACGCTGCTGGCCCTGCGGCCTGCCCCGGCCCCCGAGGTGCTGAATGTGCCCTCTCCGCTGGCCGCGTTCCAGGACTGCGCGGGAGCGCTGCCCTCTTGCCTGACCTCCACGCCGGGAGACGTCTGGTTGCAGCCTGAAGAGGTCGCCGCCGCGCTAAAACGCCAGGGCGTTCAGGCCAGCGTGAACAAGAACGGCGAAGTCATCATCATCTGGCAGGAAAAACAGATCACCGTGCCGACGTTCCTGACCGCTGGAGGTCAACCCTTCGTCGGCGCCGCCACCCTGACAGGTGTGCTGATGCAGG encodes:
- a CDS encoding permease prefix domain 1-containing protein; its protein translation is MNALEAYLRRASRGLPRAHGRRVREELRGSVLERAAEHQVAGHGAEHALELALREFGDPVRLARGMQRLYSVPRLTLLALTLSGLGGLITLGMIQMPRAGALAALVQPGTDLSCRPAPQTPWWAVPGAWATCKASRVTDHGVFRLADLRRALEAQGAQTRVVNTYSLYVRFPGQHREERLDLSMALHSRSGEALLDKYRLLSILDDLSVPVALRGLLNPTLMLGPLEVPLGTRAAPVHAADLFAHRALQLVTPALTHALPRGASSGLAIVGATFDERAAPRLALQNSDGQLFALVDNLDCLPEARPRCDGLMLRVRAAGGGSVPLRPNVWTGQTPALVASPAAFLNATRRGRAAVLIWQLDTRDVRDIRVRPVTGERLTPPT
- a CDS encoding PadR family transcriptional regulator, whose amino-acid sequence is MNPDLLRGNLELILLSILEAGPLYGLAIIQEAKGRTNGYFDFKEGSLYPALYRLERDGLLVAETGEIGGHGKPRKYYRLTEAGQAQLRHKRQEYAAFQRAMRHVTGGA
- a CDS encoding permease prefix domain 1-containing protein produces the protein MATPPRLLAYLRRATLGLPRHRRQELWDELEDHLLTRSRHLQASGHSPDAALGQALTELGAPTRVSVGMGRVFQVRPLTFALGLLMASATLLALRPAPAPEVLNVPSPLAAFQDCAGALPSCLTSTPGDVWLQPEEVAAALKRQGVQASVNKNGEVIIIWQEKQITVPTFLTAGGQPFVGAATLTGVLMQVEPRLRVWGYNRMPILQAGSVSLTLSPAQGQMTSAAYYRSLGRVLVGKWMAGVTVKPSSSSDPLHRLTTALAPGEVVMLVTRNADGSVAFDVTPVGTNGRVRLHSPHAQLTLVTTVGELRPTSDPLIPALLVRLTNVPLGTPAPDTVPADLQP